CCCACGGCCATGATGCCGGCGGCGACGTCCGAGGCAATGCAGACGAGCTTTCTGTTGTGGCGGTCGGCCACGATGCCCGCCGCGGGCGAGAGGACCGCGCCCGGCAGGAACGCCGCGAGGCCCGCCACGCCCATCGCCGCGGGGGACGCGGTTGCCTGCGCGAGGTACCAGATCAGCGCGAACTGCACGGCGGAGCTTCCCACCTGCGACACGGCCTGGCCCGCGAGGATGGTGTAGTACGGACGCCGCCACGCGCCGCCCTGCGGCACCTTGGCCTCCCGCTCGATACCCTGCTCGCTCACGCCGCCACCCGCCTCTCTTCGCAAAACGATAAAGGGCCGTGACTATAGCATGCGCCGCCGGGGGCGTCCAGGGTGGGTAGGGCGCCGTCAGGCGGACGGGCCGCAGCCGCCAGGCAGGCGCCCGCCAGCCGAAACGATGCCCTTCGCACGGCGCGTCCGACCTAGAATCAGGATACCCGCGTCCCTTCAGGAGGAGTCATGCAAGACAACTACGAAGCCCTCAACAGCCCGTTTTCCATCGGCAAGGTCCAGATCAAAAACCGCTTCGTGATGGCGCCCACCACCACGGGCGCCTACCTCGCGCCGGACGGATCCTTCAGCAAGGAGGGAATCGAGTACTTCGTGCGCCGCGCCCAGGGCGGCATGGGCCTCGTGCAGACCGGCGCCCTCATGACGGACTACAAGATCGACGAGCCCGGCGCCCTCGGCCCCTCGTTCATGGCGACGCCCGCGTCCCGCCATGCGTTCGCGGTAAGCTCCGCCGCCCTTCTCGCCCGCCTCGAGGCGTATGGCGCCAAGATGTTCATCCAGATCTCCGCTGGCCTCGGGCGCAACAGCGTCGGCTCCTATGGCCCCAGCGCCAACCCGTACTTTGGCACCACGGACAAGATGAACCCGGTCCTCACGACGGAGGACGTGCGCGAGAAGATCAAGATGATGGTGGACGCGGCCCGCGTGGTACAGCAGGCGGGCTACCCCGGCGTCGAGCTTCACGCCATACACTGGGGCTACCTGCTCGACCAGATGGCGTCCTCGCTCACAAACCGCCGCACGGACGAGTATGGCGGCGACCTGCGCGGCCGCATGCGCATGTGCACGCAGATCGTCCAGGGCATCAAGGAGTCGTGTGGCGACGACTTCGCCGTAAGCGTGCGGCTGGGGCTGAAGGCATACGTCAGGGGGTTCAACCAGGGCTCGATCGACGGCGAGGGCGAGGCCTACCGTACGCTGGAGGAGGGCGTCCAAATCTGCCGCATCCTCGAGGAGGCCGGCGTGGACGCGCTCGACGTGGACACCGGCACGTACGACAGCTTCTACTACGCCTGCCCGCCCACCTACGTCCGCCGCGGCTACATGGAGGAGCTCGCGCGAGCCGCGAAGGAGGCCGTGGGCATCCCCGTCATCTGCGGCAGTCGCATGGGAGACGTGGACGCGGACGAGCGCTGCATCGAGGAGGGCGCCTTCGACGCCATCGCCATCGGCAGGCCGATGCTCGCCGACCCCGACCTGCCCAAGAAGATCGCCATCGGGCGACCGGACAAGATCCGTCCCTGCATCGCGTGCAACCAGGGATGCCTGCTCCGCCTGTTCCAGGGCCTGCCCAGCGGCTGCGCCGTGAACCCCCTCGTCGGACGCGACAAGGACTACGCGCCCACGCCGGCGCTCGCGCGCAAGAGCGTCGTGGTGGTGGGCGGCGGCGTCGCCGGCATGGAGGCGGCGCGCACCTGTGCCATGCGCGGGCATCGCGTCACGCTGTTCGAGAAGAGCGACGACCTCGGCGGGCACCTCATCAGCGGCGGCGCGCACGACTTCAAGGGCGAGGTGCGCGAGCTCAACCTCTGGTACCAGGGCGAGCTGGAGGACTGGGGAGTCGACGTCCGCATGGGCGTCGAGGCCACGCCTGAGCTGGTCGACGGCCTTGCGCCGGACGCCGTCATCCTGGCGAACGGCTCCTCCGCGGTGATGCCGCCCATCCCCGGCATCGACCACCCCAAGACCCTCGGCTGCATCGACGCCCTCCTGCACGAGGAGCGCGTCGGCCAGCGCGTCGTCGTGGTCGGCGGCGGCCTCGTGGGCTGCGAGATCTCGCTCGACCTCGTGAACAAGGGTCACGACGTCACCATCGTGGAGGCGCTGCCGTCCATCCTGAGCTCCGGCCCGGCGGTGCCGCTGCCGAACGCCATGTACCTACGCGACGCGTTCGCCCACCACGGCACGCCCATACTCACGAGCACGCGCATCTCCTCCGTGACGGACGCGGGCGCCGTGGTCCAGGGACCGGACGGCGTCAGGACGCTTCCCGCCGACACCGTCGTGATTGCGGTGGGCTTCAGGCCCAACCCGTCCCTCGCG
This sequence is a window from Parafannyhessea umbonata. Protein-coding genes within it:
- a CDS encoding FAD-dependent oxidoreductase; translated protein: MQDNYEALNSPFSIGKVQIKNRFVMAPTTTGAYLAPDGSFSKEGIEYFVRRAQGGMGLVQTGALMTDYKIDEPGALGPSFMATPASRHAFAVSSAALLARLEAYGAKMFIQISAGLGRNSVGSYGPSANPYFGTTDKMNPVLTTEDVREKIKMMVDAARVVQQAGYPGVELHAIHWGYLLDQMASSLTNRRTDEYGGDLRGRMRMCTQIVQGIKESCGDDFAVSVRLGLKAYVRGFNQGSIDGEGEAYRTLEEGVQICRILEEAGVDALDVDTGTYDSFYYACPPTYVRRGYMEELARAAKEAVGIPVICGSRMGDVDADERCIEEGAFDAIAIGRPMLADPDLPKKIAIGRPDKIRPCIACNQGCLLRLFQGLPSGCAVNPLVGRDKDYAPTPALARKSVVVVGGGVAGMEAARTCAMRGHRVTLFEKSDDLGGHLISGGAHDFKGEVRELNLWYQGELEDWGVDVRMGVEATPELVDGLAPDAVILANGSSAVMPPIPGIDHPKTLGCIDALLHEERVGQRVVVVGGGLVGCEISLDLVNKGHDVTIVEALPSILSSGPAVPLPNAMYLRDAFAHHGTPILTSTRISSVTDAGAVVQGPDGVRTLPADTVVIAVGFRPNPSLAPSLRGHGYEVFEIGDERQVGNILTAIWDAYEVAHTI